In Zingiber officinale cultivar Zhangliang chromosome 9B, Zo_v1.1, whole genome shotgun sequence, the genomic window CTGTGGAagaaaagtatgataagagattCCTATGTATCCAAATCAGGATTGAAATTACAACTAAATGATAATCAATCACCTAGAAAGAGTGATACAGCAGGTATTCAAATTAAGAAACACTTATTCTTGAGTAAAAAGCTAAATAATGATACTCGAATGGATCTCACTTGGTTATGTATCTGGTAAAATTAGGGAGGCACAGTTGTGCGGAGTGCCAAGGTTGCAGCATTCTCTCGCCAAACTGTGAGCTCCGCGCCGGTTGTTGCAATTCAACCAGCAAACATTCTGGAGATTCTCTAATTCGCCAGAAAAATCAGTGAACATAGAACTGATCGGAGCAAACATCTAGCTTTCCCTGTGTGTGTATACTCTGATGGAAATGGCTCAGATAAGAATATCACGTGAAGAAGTTTTGTTCGCTAAGAATCCATTGCTTTGGCAGAGACATTTCCCTTTGGTTCAAGCAACTGGGCATCCTCACCGGTTTCTTCGATGATAGAGGATCTACAGGTGAAATAGAAGACCGCGCTCATCATGGAATCGACTAATACAACAAACGAATACAAGAACACCAGAAGCGGTCCCTCCCATAGCCGTGATGAACCATCGCCGTAGCTCAGAGTTTTCACTCTGTGCTCGAATAGCCCTTCTACAAGAGCCATCCCAACCGTGGAACCAAGGAAAATGAGCAGTCCCGCCTGCGTCTGCCCCCTGATCACCTGCACCGATCTGAACAGTGCTTGCAGCCCAGAGACCTCTTCCAAGACGGAGATCACGCCGGCTAGGTTGCAGAGAATGATGGTGTGAGCGTAAACCATCGAGAAGATGAGCACAGTAATCAAAGCGGGGTAGACGATGATTTCGGGCGGGTAGCCCATTACGGCGAACACATTGCAGACGAGCAGAATGAGGGCGATGAAGATGGAGAGGCAAGCAGAGATGGATGCGCAGACACAGATGTAGGTGGAGAGGAGGCGGGGCCAGATCCGCCGCACGACCGCGAAGAACTCGGAGTGGAGCGAATTCTTGCCGGCGTAGGAGCAGGCGACGGAGTAGGAAATGGAGGAGCGGGCGAGGAGGAGCGCAGTGGCGAGGAGCGGGAAGCAGGCGGCGGCAGATAGAATGGAGGCGGCGAGGCGGCGGCAGAGCTGGAGGAGGGGCTGGAGGGGCGGGAGGCCGCTGGCGATGGCTAGGCGGGCGAGGCGGCGGGAGAGGGCTTCGGTGGCGGCATGCGGGGCGAGGACGTCTGAGAGGAGGGCGGCCGAGACGGGGCAGATGAGGAGGGCGAGGGTCGTCATGAAGGGGGACGGATCGGCGCGGAGGATCCGCACGGTCTCACGCAGGATATCCAGAGCGCTCATCGGAAGCGGCGCTCTTCTCAATTCTGGCACTCCGCCGCGGCCGTCGAAGCGGCGAGAGTTGCGAAGGGGATGCGTCCGTCCGGTTTGATTGATGATCCTGAGCGCCGATGGCCTGCCCACCGAGCGACCGCTTTGATGGCCCCAGCGACTATGGTCAAGATATCCACCAGAGTTGATTAGGCAGAACATAATACTTGAACAAGAACGATCGTTACAATATTAGGCCAAATAATCGGGATCCAAAGTCAAATCCTGAATGAGTTTGTTGGGAAACACGATTTGATTCGACTTGGAATAACCGGACCGCGCCAAAAATTACCGTTGTCGGTGCCGATAAATTACCGATGTCGGTGGCGTACACGGGCTCGTGAAATAGGGCCAACAGGCCGCTCCGCTGCGGTGCGGTCTGCTCTCACAATACGTCCCTGTGATCCGCGCGTTCAGTAGATTGTCATTAGACAACGCGGAATTGGATAGGCTTCGGCTGGCTTGGAGGGCAAGACTGGAGCGTTTTGATTACCTACGTGGAATGGAAACTGCAAGGAAATGTAATTCATTGTACTTTCCAATTTATTTATAGGCCACAATAAATCCAAATTAAACCTTAACACATCTAGGCAAGACGAATTGTGATCTACATATttgtaaatagaaaaaattatgctATAAAGTATGATCGCAACGACATCAAGTTGTGTATTCAGGCtcctctaggaatttttcccgcTTTTTCTGTTGAGATAACAGCACTTGTCAAAGCATTTATGTAAAGAAATGCAGAACTACACAAAATTCGATCAATCTATTGGACTCGACAACCTTGCTCTTCAGCCTGGAGGGAGATTAGCCCATGGGAAATCCTCTGATAAACAAATACCAAAACACGTAAGAACTATAAATGAAGGAgataaaatgattaaaattttCAGATGTTAGTACTTTGCTGGTATCTTGTAGCCGCAAAAGCTCCAATCTCTCTGATGGCCTTATATTTAACAAGTTGATAAGCTGCCAAAAATGAACAGTATTAACATGCTAAAACGGTATTTTGACCATGAGATCCAACTGCACGTGACATACCCAGAAACTGAAACGTTCAGGATTATCTAGCTTCGGCACTCCCTCAGCTTCAAAATGTTCCAATTGCCTTGATCTTCTACCTGAAAAACACAGTGCATTTAACTTCTTTCTAGCCAACCCAACACCAAAACTCTCTTGGCTAAATTGAAGAGACTACCATATAATTAAGCaccaataaaatgaaataaaattccaaatttgcaacaaaaatataAGCCAAGTAAAAGATGCACGAAAAAGTATGGAACACGGAAAGCATGATTATCAGTCATCATTCGAGTACCTATTCTCATGGATTCTCTTGCACGCTTGAACCATGCTTTTGTCAATTCTGCTGCTTCAATAGTCATTTGCATTAACTATTCAGAATCCAACAGGCAACTAAATTAATGAGTGCTTGTCCATTGCAACTTCAACTCCAAGACATACGTACATTACATATTAAAACACACATTAAAAGTTCTGTAATAAAAATCATAGAGACTTTGATGCAGAAAAGACAAAAAGgtacaataaaaaaaaagttgaacTGAACAGGCAACCAAAATACCCAGCGTGCATAGTGTTTGGGTTTAAGGATGTTTTGGTGTTTTTGTGCACCTTACTAGACTATAGGAAATAACAAAATGTCAATGTGGATAACTAAATGGTTTATCATTCCTGCTTCACTAGAAACAACTATTTGTTTATTGTGTAGCTTGTCTCATAAGTAAGAACAAGAGAAACAACTTAAAGAATCCAAAAGGCTTTCCTATCTGATTGTCCTAGTAGCAATGACCCATTTTTGAGCCAAAAGGAGGGCAGAACCTACCAACTACTAAAGAAGTCCAGCAATTTCCTTTGCTGTATTGGTTAAAGTGTGCTGCCAGCTCAACCATAATCAAATTTTGTAAAGGGGAATTTTATCAAGAAGGAAAAGATTCAAAACACTAGTGATGGATAATAAAGACACTCAGTATTATATAACCAACCAAACCAACCGCCCACAATTGAATCATCAGGCCATTtatttgaaaagaaaatattCATTGTAAATATAGAAGATTCTTAGAAAAAGGACGTGTCATGCTTACATCCTCCTTCTCTTGGGAATCTTTTGGTGGAAGAGTATCCCAAATCCATTCAACTTCGGCAACACGATACCTGCAGTTATTCATAAATGATATTGCCTCTTGTCAAAGTGCACCTTTAAATCTACTAAACTTGCAAAAGCTCATGTATACTAATTAGCCTCTATATTACTAACCCATCTTGATCCCACGATCGTAGGATACGGAATCGCCTTTGTCCTTCTACCTACATACAGAAATGTGCTTCATATTCAGTTAATATCACGGCTACTAACCGTACATTCAAATACAAGTCCAATTGAAATTCCAATAAAAGATACTAGTAGAGGCAGCACAATGAACTAAACCAACCAGTTACAATAAAACAAAACATAAGTATACGCAATAATAAGTTGTGTCCCAACACAACTTAAGAACAGTTACCTAAAGTTTATCCTGCCATTAATCAATGATGATAGTCAGGTCAGTTTTAGATCTCTCAAAATTTTGTCTTTGTTTACCCTCCCCTTATTCAATAAGTAATTCAATTTGTCTAACTATGAATTGCATGATCCTTATTTGAACATATACTCAAAGCCATATGTtctctcatcatcatcatcatgggCACATTTAACCTTCCACAATACATCTTTATCTATTGCTCCTAGTGACTTCACATTCATCTTGATATTAACCAAATATAGATacacaaatatatatttttgatcTACAACCTTTTGGCAAGTTTTTGTTATTTAATTAAGATGACATGATGAATTAAATCCTAAATGGCATTTTGAAGTAGGACGACTAAGAGAATTACTATAGTAAGCTAACTAGTGGTTATACTCTTGAAACTTCTGGCGAGATTTGTTAAACTTTTGCAAAGTCAGTTcccatgtctaattaatccttaCACTACTTACCAAACTATCACTTTAAGTTCTTACCAAATTATGATAGTTTTTCAATGCTTGTAACTATACTATCCTGGTCCACAATCCTAAGGGATCT contains:
- the LOC122022264 gene encoding uncharacterized protein LOC122022264 is translated as MFCLINSGGYLDHSRWGHQSGRSVGRPSALRIINQTGRTHPLRNSRRFDGRGGVPELRRAPLPMSALDILRETVRILRADPSPFMTTLALLICPVSAALLSDVLAPHAATEALSRRLARLAIASGLPPLQPLLQLCRRLAASILSAAACFPLLATALLLARSSISYSVACSYAGKNSLHSEFFAVVRRIWPRLLSTYICVCASISACLSIFIALILLVCNVFAVMGYPPEIIVYPALITVLIFSMVYAHTIILCNLAGVISVLEEVSGLQALFRSVQVIRGQTQAGLLIFLGSTVGMALVEGLFEHRVKTLSYGDGSSRLWEGPLLVFLYSFVVLVDSMMSAVFYFTCRSSIIEETGEDAQLLEPKGNVSAKAMDS